One Magnolia sinica isolate HGM2019 chromosome 2, MsV1, whole genome shotgun sequence genomic window, CTCACTTACAGAGTAAAAAATTACGTTCCTAAAATGTGCTTCGTGTGTTTGATCCAGAGCAATCATCTGGATTAATCGCCATGGATGGCCCACAGACCAAACCTTATCGGATTCGGACATTTTCTGACAACTAGGGAATTTGGCCATTGAGTCTTCTTTAGGATGGCCATGTTGGGCTTAGGCCAATCCCTGGACATGGGCCTAGTAAAAATCCCCACAAGGGCCTGAGAGGACTCAATCGATAGACCCACGGTTCACCAAGTTGTAAGCGGGCTTTAGTTTTCTCCCGAGCCCACAGCTGGGTGCATCTCCTATTGGGCCAACCCAAAAAGCCTGCTGACTGGGCAGCCTGACCTTAAAAATACCATGCCCCTAGGAATCTTCTTCTACATGTGTAAAGTCAGACAGTAGTGAGATTTATGGTGGGTCTATTGTTTCGGTGGTACGGATGTTCTAAATAAGTGTCATGTTAGTGGGAAAGATGATAAGGCAAGTGACATGGCAGTTACTTGTATagctcatttggaagcttgtatttgaaatgcatcgggatccaaatcacaattacattggaATTAAGGTGATTTCAAGCCTTAGTTGTGTTTACTTGGAAAGCATTGAAATTCTTTAGTATATTTATAATAAGCCCATTCAAATATACCTTTTAGTTAAAAATGATAAACTTTCGATTCCAACCTTTTTTTAGCTGTCCATTTAGATGTCAACAGTTGAAATCAATTTATTATCCGATTTTGGTGTTGCAGCTGATAATTGAATTGTTTTTAAATATCAACAATGTGACAAGTGTACAATATATTAGTAGCTTAGAAACACTTTTGTTACACCGTGACTCTTCTGCCATTTAAGGGAgtagttaaaaaaataataatttactcATGCTACACCCTCCACAAGTATGTATTTCAAGTAGTGTTGATTTCattttatactctaaaatgatatatgaaaaaaaatggatggacggtgggggtGGCTATCAGGGGGTGGATGCGTATTTCTAGAGGATCTGAAGGGTATTTTCGTCACTAGGTATCAACTACCAGTCGTTGCCAAGACGGCCGGTGGTTAACGGTTCCCATATATCTATACTCACGTACAACCTATGGAAATGCGAACAAGTGCTGTAAGCTTGTCTAAAAACAGAGTAGAGAATATGAATGAAGAAGCCAGCCAAACGCCCACAAACACCAACCGCAATCTCCCACCAGAAACAAGGGAAGGAATCAGATGGTGGCTACTCTTGCTAAACTGCGCCACCCTAGCAACCGGCACCATTGGTGGCCCACTCATTAGTAGACTCTACTTTCTCCATGGAGGGAGTCGAAAATGGGTGCCAAGCTGGTTACAGACCGTTGGATTCCCCATCCTACTCATCCCACTATCCATCCTCTACTTCCAAAACCGGGCCCAAGAACGGCCCGCCAAGTTTTTCGCCGGATCGAAGCTCTTGATCGCCAGTGCTGTGATAGGCCTCCTTGTGGGCCTCAATAGCTACATGTACTCGGTGGGCCTCTCGTACCTGCCAGTATCCACGACTTCTATCCTCTTCGCGACCCAGCTCGCATTCACCGCCATCTTCGCTCTGATCATCGTCCGACAGAAGTTCACTGCTTACTCTATCAACTCTGTGGTCTTGATGACCCTTGGATCCATCATTCTTGGGATTCACAAATCTGGCGATCGACCACCCAATGTCTCAGATGGTCAGTACTTGTTGGGGTTCTTTATAACTCTAGGTGCAGCCGTTCTCCTCGGTTTCATCCTGCCGTCCATCGAGCTCGCTTATGCTAAGTGCACCAAGGCCATCACCTACAATGTAGTGATGCAATTCCAGCTCGGTGTTATGCTCTTCGCTACCATCTTTTGCACCATTGGAATGCTAATAAACAATGATTTCAAGGTATACATCCAAAACCACTACGAttaacaagtaaaaaaaaaaaaaactgtatgtTTATCCATCAAATCCacttgaacggagtggatatatgcttcatttttgggatcaagccctaaaattatatggtaaaatggatggacggaagtgtataaaatacataaatcatagtggaccccacatattttACTCAAAATTCTGGATCACCACACTGATAGAACTTAGAATCTCTTGATGTTAGTTTAACTCCACGTACAATAACACATGGATTGTTGTTGGCAGGCTATTCAAAGAGAGGCGAAGGAGTACGGGCTTGGAGAGACAAAGTACTATGTGGTGCTCGTCTCATGCGCCGTCCTCTTCCAAATGCTGTTTATCGGAACGTTAGGTGTCGTCTTTTGCGTCTCCTCTCTCTTTACCGGTATCCTCAGCGcagcgctgctgccgctgacagaagTTGCTGGTGTTATAGCTTTCGATGAGAAGTTCACCGCTGAGAAAGGCATGGCCCTGGCTTTGTGTCTGTGGGGCTTCACATCTTACTTCTATGGAGCATATGTCATGAACAAGAATCAGAAGCCGCCGGTAACTGAGTCGGAAGCGAACAACGTGTGACTCACTCCTGGGTATGTTTGATTTGTATCATCGTCATATAaggcttatcccaactaattagtgGGTTGGCTATACAAATCCTcttctaccattccactctatcagggaccatatatataaatattagatGTATGTATCATTTCTTAATTAAATGTGTAATTAGTTGATCAGTGTATTAGTTTGTAAAACAAACCAATCTCAATTAAGTATGGTACTTTTGCTTTCATCGTGTCATTTGGATGCCTAGACCtacgtttctttctttctttctttatttctttattttattctttttttttaaaaaaatattcttgATTCATGAGAAACCATAGTCTGGGTCGTCTATTGGATAGACAAAGTTGATAAATGATGGATATCAACCTCATCCACTGATGTGGCCACATATCCTAAATGAGATCCCCGTTCAAGTCCTGTCGATGCACTGGTAAGACCAAAAAAATTGTCCCAACATGTAGTGGCTTCCTTCCAATTTTTGAATGGTCGATGTCGACCTCCATTGTACCCCTCGACTTTCAATCGCGCATCATCCCATGTAAGATAAATGCCTGGGCCACGCCCAACCAATACAACGTAGTATTTTTCTTTTGCCATCTGCAAAGACATGCCCATTATCAGATTAATGCATACTAACATATTTGGTGCGAAATGTGTTTAAAAattatgaggcatatccaatcgACAAAAAATAGATATTATCTTTGATCAAACGTAATGAAAAAGTTGTGAATACGTACCCTTTCTCCATTCGAAGTGTGTGGTTGTATCTATCAAAACGTGCAGACAAAAAGCATTTGATCGACATGAAATTAAGATATTACATAACCAGAAGTCCTCATAGGAGCAATCTAGGGCCAGTGGATAACACTGTATACCAAATATGAGTAATCCAAAAAATTAAAACCATAAAGAGAGAAAAATGTCTATTACATGTCCACACAGAAAttcatcaaaagaaagaaagtctATTGTAGCAAATCGTCCCTTCACCCCAAATATTATCCAAACTGTAACGTAAATTTCAAAGTTTCGAAACCCTTAAAATCTGCTTCTATCAACTAGAAGCACTACCATCACTACCCTTCAAATcgaagagagtttttttttttttagccaattAACACGATATTCCAGTCGTAGAGCAACAAAAAAGGATGTAAGCTTGTCATCCCTACTCAGGACCTGACCAACCTCAATAAACTTAGCGTTAGTTAGCCCCTGAACCTCTTCAAGTATGTCTAAGATCCTACTTGTTCGGTTGACCTCCTTCCCAAGTCTAAAGTTACGCATAACCTCTGTTACAGTCATGAGAGACATGCCTAGGACATTGCAGGGACGAGCAGGTCGTATCCTTTTTGTTGTCGCACTCCCACCACGAGTGCTATCGGATTCGGTTCCACAACCGGGAGTGTTTTGAAACGGCCTATTTTTCCTTGATTGACTTTCAGTTGAATGGCCATAATTTTCAGGTGATTTATGGAGATTTTCTTCAAAGAGGTCCACGGTAGCATCAGGATTATTGTCCAGCTCTGTCCATGCTTCGTTCATGTCTCCATTAACATGAGACAAAGATGCGGCCATGTTCCTACTCCCTTGTGCATATCGTCCCGTATCCTAGTCAAAACCTACAATCATCGCTAAATCATCCATCCGTTCAATTTGCTTGCCACGTAACCTCTCAACTCTCGAATGAGACTACAAATAATGAAGAATTTGGCAATTAAATTGGACACAACGGTTTCAAATCATAAATATAGAAGGTGTGTTACTTGACAATCAAGTTTCTTAAACCATAGTTGGAGGGATCGTTACCTTTAAATACTCCTCCCACACTTCATCTGGTGCCGTTACAACTATGCGCTCACTGTCCTAATCGAAGTCGCTCATAGGCAGCATGTCCCTTACATCGTTGTATTCTCTCTTATGATACCTCAATCTGTTCTGGACATTTTGTCAGTTGACAAGGGTTTGAGTACGTTTATGCACCTCGTCGCCGGCCACTTGATAGGCTTATCTTTTGAAGACATTATCAGCCTTTCGACCTAACGCAATTTGCTCAATCAAAGTGTCGAACAATACTTGATCCATACTCCTGGTCCATTTGATTTTGGCGGCGCAAGAGGAAGGCTCTACGAGGGATTTGATGGACTTCTCACAGGGTGAACAACGCGTCAATAGGACCGAGGTTCTCACCGGTGACTGCGTCGGAGTCGGTGTAGAACCTCCCAAAATGTCCGACATCTACCTACGTATACATGCGAAGGCAATTACAAAACAAAACCATGCGAGTTATGTATCATTCAATCAGAGTATATGTCAATAAGAGTTAGTGGAACAGTAGCTACTGTTTCGTGATAATTTATCAAACCCGAATATAAATACCAAACAAATGCGTATAGAACTTACACATATTTCGACATATCTATTATGTATAATCAAAGCACTTAAGAAACTTAGTAGACCTATCGAATCCTACTATTGTTTTGGGTGTCTGCCCACATGCGCTCCACAATCCTATCACAAGTTCTGATCCACTCATCTTTCTCTTGTTGAGTGACTTGGACTAGCCATTGCATTTTATCAACTGATGATACCTCATTTGGGGTAGGATTAACCTCAACGTCACCCACAGGTACACCAATATCACGTAAATCTTGGTCCGATCTATCTTCTTTTTGTATGAAATTATGTAGCACACAACAAGCAACAACAATTTTGACTTGCATATCAAAAAGATATTGCACAACCGTCTTTAAAATTAGAAATCTCCCCTTCATCACACTGAAACATCGCTCAATTACGTTTTGCAATTGCACAAGTCAATAATTAAATAATTCTTTCATATTCATGGGAGCTCTCTCGGTACGATTCTCTTGCAGATGGTATTTAACTTCATAATAAGGGGCCATGAACCCAGGTGAGTGTAACCTGCGTCAACAACGAAGTATTTTCCTACATAATTGCAGGAATGATTCTTTCAGTCTTACAACAACATGATAATATGCAGCAAATGATGAGCAAATGATGGTGAAGATTATTTACCATGTGGCACAATCAGAGGATCATCATTTTGCGTCAAGGCATTATGTAGGACCCTTGCATCCGACGCTAAGCCTTCCCATCCGGCTAACACGTATAATATTGACATATCAAATGAACAAGAAGTAAGTACATTTTGAGACAATATACCCTTTTGGTTGCGGAAGCTTGCATGTTATGAAGCTGGTATATGTGTAGGAATATGTGTCCTGTCAATTACACCTACACAATCCCATAATAGAGGAGTTTTCGAGCCCATAAGATTAGTATGAATGATACAAATTTTGAGATCCAAGCCTGTCTGGCCAGCCGGTttgaatgggattaggagggatgggtcATCCCTCCTAACCCCATTCAATCCGGCCAGCCAAACACCCCCTAGATTCACGAATGAACCGTTGGTCGATTATGGTATCGGGAAATAACTGGCCCAATATGTATTTGATTGAATCTCATTCGGGGTTTTTGCGCCGGCTTGCTTAACATATAATTAGGGTATAAGAAGACAACCGCATCTAGAACTTGGTGAAAGTGACAGCTTATAATTTCACCTGAACGACAAAATATGTATCCTATCACACGATTACACACATTATGTTCGACTGTATGCAAGAACACGACTAGTTGTTCCTTCAAACTAACATTACGTGTATCGCGTAGGGTCGTCTTCTTACTCAGTACTTCACATAGATGAAAAAATACATCATGTTTCATCCTAAGTTGAGTAATGCAGTCCCTATCACCTATGCGaataataaagttgataaatctAGCCCGCGCATCATCACCTATTCGAGCTGACTCTCTCAACATATAGTGTCGATAGTATTCCCCAACAGCTGCAACGCAAGCAACCATTGCAAGAACAACAATGGAATCGGCCATCTCTTCCTTATCTTCATCTTCCATCATAAGTGTGATATCTATGTATACAAGTAGAAGTAGAAGACTTTAACATTAGCTTGTCTAACAGACGTTAAAAAGCCAACACTATAACAAGGAGATGCTATCTCTTGGCTATGAAAATTGACTCTTAACACTTTTCTTTGTTGGATGAAGAATCAACAAGGGATGATGAGGGAATATCCCAAAGCAGCCAAAGCAAAAATTCAATATACACGTTCTAAGAACCATAATTAAGGGGATGAAGGGAATCTCAAATATTGTAAGGGAATCTCAAATAGATCAAACTAATGTGGGATTATGATAACACAATTAATCTGTGTTTGGTTCTTGGGTAATTTCAAAAGCAGCTGAGAGAGAGCTCTTACTAAGATGTGGCGACGGGCAAGAGGCCTTACCTTGTAGGGCGAGGGCTATGGTCCATATTCTTGGCTATGCGATAGCTAGAAGTCTAGGCTCGTGATTGGGTAAATGAAATGGTATTATCTTGAAAATCTTAATTTCATAATGCCTTTCAAATCCTCCCAGCCATTCTCCTACTGAAATAATTCTTGCCAAGAAGAAAGCCAATCTTATGCAATTCCACCAGAAGATAATGGGTCACTCCTACAACATGTACTTATACAATGCTCAAGGGTCTTGGCTGAGTAGCAAGAGCAATCTTTTATTTGTTAAAAGCCTAAATGATGAATTCAATGAGTCTTTGCCAATAATCACAGCTGCAAAATAGAAACATTAAACTGAAAGCTTAAATAAAATGAGCACCCTGAAAAAACATTCTATAAGATTGACGCCTGACCAGGTTCAATCATCAATTAGGCTACTATTACTAAAAAAACATAGACATGTTAAATACGGTTGTAAGCAGTTCTTATTCACAGTACATgtgtatttaaaaataaaataaaataaatacttaAACCTTTTTGAGCCTTTTATCATTGATCTCTTTTTCTTAAGCTGCCCTTTTGAGCCTTTTATCATCCAACTCTTTTTCCTCACTGATTGCATGTTTCTACTATGTTCTTGATTCTTAACAGTCTGTGAGAAAGTTGAAAGCAAAGGTAGAACCACTTATAATGAGGTCAGTTGGCTTCCTGGAaattttttctcctttctttttccaaGAACATTTTGgttcattttaaaaaaagaatcgtagattttttttttggaggatTTGAAGTTCTTCACAGACTTGATGCTAGCTTATCATGAGGATTATTGTTTCATAATGAAGGGGATGGACTGACTGCCTATATCAGTGGGGTGCTTTTCATTGGCCATTTGAGTTCATTTGAGATTGAAAATCTTCTGTATAGATTTCTGTTGATTATGCAACGGCATGCCTTTCCAACTTGCAAACTTAGCTAATCAACTGTTACATACGCGTTCCATTTCAATTGTTAACAGATTAAATGTGATCTTCTCTAAACTTGGATTGAGTGACCATTTACTTGTTGAACTATGGCTTGACCTTTCATTGCCTATGGCTTGGAATGCTCATCAAGTGTTTCTTTTTATGGTTGCCAACAGAAATTtcatataaaaaagaaagaaaaaaggatctGTTATCCATTAAGGCAATGGATAACAAGTTCTGGTACAAAGGGCTAGTCTATGAACACCTTCTTGAGCTAGATAATTTGCTGCATAGTTGGCCTCTCTCGACAGAAGCTGGAAAGAAACCTAAAGACTGCTGACCTTACTCTTAATTTCTTTTACTATGACAGTGTGCTTCCATGGAAATGCTACCGTAGAAATCTAAGTATGGCAGATGGTATGCACATGATCTTTACATTTTGCGCATGTACAAAATCAATATGCATTAACATGAGCGAATGATGGTGCTCACATCCATCAGATTATCGACATGTAGTGAATGGAGTtggtgttgggggccttgcacaaaaccttaggatctagcctcccgaaacaaaccagaattatggaataataatgcaatgaactaaatcaaaacataaaccacaccacaccagggatttttacgtggaaaactctcaaagaggtaaaaaccacaggaccttgtccaaatcaacaatccactataaagaaaAACGTTACAACCcatcacaagcacacactgcttggatcaaaccttcttcacttacgcaggagtggataaacaataagagaaacaaagaagacgGAGAAATCTCACCCATTATGAGGACGTGGAAGCACTGAAATataatagatcacctctacgagcatagcctcccttccacaagcttcctctctatctctcacactttttgatagccctaagccctcttagagtacctttaggaaaccttagaaaaccctgaaatacaccccaatcccgcatacacccctttatataagaataaaaaGAGGTAGAAtccaaataggaaacaaaatccgcaaaatctgcgtttccgcaatcgcatctgcgaaactcttcgatgtcatcgaaggtctctcgatgatagCCTCAATATCATCTAAAggtccttcaatgatatcgaaacaagaccaaaactgtccagcaaccaggggtgaaaaattccaacaattatcgatatcatcgaacaactCTCAAtgacagcctcgatatcatctaaagtcctatcgatgatatcgacaggaccaaaaaactgtccagcgaccatcagtaaaaaaattcagcaattatcaataatatcaaaaCTGGTTCTAATTTCATCGAACCTAGCAATAAGGAGAAAattcccatcaaatctctccccttttgacttaggaggaattcaccttcttcaagccagcccggtttctacaaacctcaaacttacccttgagcaaagccttggtcatcatgtctgacccattatcgtctatatagaccttctcaagctataacaccttctgttccaaagtatctcttGAAATTgcagtgaagaccgctttagttgaagtaggaatatacaatatgtcctagagggggtgaataagactttttaaagtttttatgatttattaaaaatactattacactaatcctaacgaTAGACGCTTATCAAAATTACTCAAGaataactctactagcttccaagcctggtagaggatccaatcacaaattaTTCAAGAAGTGAACAATAtataaactagtttatgatggatatgactgtgtatgtgtgtaagGTGTGAtatcagatattcagatatgaaaatattaaaataaatcacacaaacaaaatagcaacctcaaacacagtcatttttatagtggttcgactacttatctactccactcccggtaatcgtactcaacccttgagtgtaccgaatttcactaaggagatttcacagcggttcacctcaaacttaaggttttaaatcaggttcaccttcaacctttacaacatatactgaggctgactatttatgctctcacgagtaagggtcaacacgacgcacccacttttaggtacACTAGCCAAGGATGTTCCATAAGACCCTATTAGAGGTTTTACATAGTTTACCTCAAACTCAAGGTTTTAACCGATTCACCcctaaccagatgtttatgctcttcatagagcaagggtccacacaacgcacccaccaagtacactcccaccggaggcctcctatgaaggcttacaagggtgagaaacaccttagacctaatcttacagaggaatgatcaaagtgtcctctggactctagttacttacagataagtggatgagtctcattcagcgcATTGATGAAGATTTCCTCcctgttgatgaagaatcttcgacttccttaattcgcaacacaaatgatgtaccaagacgaggcttcgggttgggtcaaggttatgatggaatcctactctctaaatattttcctattaggaagatagagcgattccaatcatctatgcatttaaggcatcccagcttaatgatttgccattaaggtagtagctggaggatccttgaatgcggaagttcattcctcaatccactctattgaatatcaatgatgagggtggattggaggat contains:
- the LOC131234754 gene encoding purine permease 1-like; the encoded protein is MEMRTSAVSLSKNRVENMNEEASQTPTNTNRNLPPETREGIRWWLLLLNCATLATGTIGGPLISRLYFLHGGSRKWVPSWLQTVGFPILLIPLSILYFQNRAQERPAKFFAGSKLLIASAVIGLLVGLNSYMYSVGLSYLPVSTTSILFATQLAFTAIFALIIVRQKFTAYSINSVVLMTLGSIILGIHKSGDRPPNVSDGQYLLGFFITLGAAVLLGFILPSIELAYAKCTKAITYNVVMQFQLGVMLFATIFCTIGMLINNDFKAIQREAKEYGLGETKYYVVLVSCAVLFQMLFIGTLGVVFCVSSLFTGILSAALLPLTEVAGVIAFDEKFTAEKGMALALCLWGFTSYFYGAYVMNKNQKPPVTESEANNV